AGTAAATACAAGTTCAGAACCTTTATACAACATATTAAACCAACCATTCTAACAACTGTGTGAAAATAACTTTGTAaagtggctgagacagaaacCATGCAAAGAAGAACAGTGCGAACAGTAAGACAGATAGCATTCGAATAATTGTCTCCATTATGTGTATGAGGAATACACACCATTAAATCTACAGCAGGGCTTGCAGAGCAGTGCCCCGatcatgtgtttatatatgGCTTTCCTTCTTTGGTTTCATAAACCTGTCTTATACTTTGTTGCAACCAGTCGCATACAACTTAAACCAAGAATATGTTCTGAGAAAAACAACTGTAGGCatagaaaagacattttaatgtccCTCTGAACATTTCTACCCACCCTTCCCGGCCATCACACAAGATTCAGAGCACAAGGAATTTACAGTATTGCTGTCTGATGTTTGTAACAACAAAGCTTAATTACatacacaaagaaaatgtatcttTGGTGCACCTGCTCTTAAACTGTAAAGACATTGTCCAAACCACTTGGGTGAACTGTTAGATAAAAAGGGACAAACTATCAGGAGCAGAACAGTATTATCAATGTCTTTGATTAATGTCGTTTGTTGcagcacacacatttacacacgcACTCGTTACAATCATGGTGACTGTGTTCATATAAATCAAGTCATATACAGACATCTTAATTAAAAATGAGAAGCagcaaacaaaagtaaaagggAGAGGGAacggaaaaataaaaaacatttctcacacgcacccccacacacacctgattcTTGTTAAGATAGCTGGATCTCTTGTCATCCATCACACATATTTCATTTCAGCAGACACTTCAAACTCTTACTTTGAAAACTAAACAAcgttaaaaaaatacatctttttcttttgaattcATGCCTGACCTATCATTGCAACTGTAAGCATTCCCAGATGCTAGCTTTAGCTTTGTGagataacaaaataacattaaatataccacacacacttctcaagcgcgcacacacgcgcacacgcgcacacacacacacacacacacacacttaacatccTTTCCTACCACACAACAGCTGTACCGATTAATCTCAGCACATATCTTCTTGTTCATTTCAGCAAATGTGGAAGTGTGGGATTGATAAAGCTCACTTCAAGattaatgctgcattcacacgCATTTAGGCGGATGGTAAACGGCAGACAGACAACACCTTATGGACGGCATATGAAAAAAATTTCCCAGTGTCgatattacatttaattttaatttgcaatattttttaaaaatgtcgaACAGCTGTTACGTCATCTTCTGGCTTAtatgttgaaaagaaaatgcacgcAGAACTGTCGTGGCAGCAGTGCCAACACGTATCGATATTTGGGAGGTTACTAAATCTTAATTGGCCCGATGTAGCGGCATGTATGGAGCGCTTTAACATACAGGCATGGGGGACTTGGTTTCTGAGCCAAGGGATTCGAATAAGGCTACATGTCATTTTGCCATAAGCAGGTGTCAACTAAACAGTGCAACACCACAAATTTACGGTCTCACCTCAGAGTCCATCACCCATCGCAGTCCAAGCGACGATAATATCGTCTACGCGATATTTGGGCGGGAATACCGTGATATCAAATTTGGGATATTTGATATCGAGACtaattgtgttgtattgtttagaaagaatagaataaaatgtattgaaGAAAATTATTCTATTATTTTATGTGATTATTCTAGTAATCTAGTTTCTCCTTGTCCAGATCACACGTGCTTTCCCCTTGTGTGAGGACGAAAAGTTATAACAATTCCCTGTCAGCCTCACCTTATTTTACCATCCTGCACTCATCCACTAAAATGATATCCGGTTTGCTGTCTACGGTCTGCCTGAATACATCTGAATGCAGCCTAACATCTACacaggaaaaatatatttatgaatgCATGTGTACATCTAGTAACAGAATTTGCTTTAACGACCAAAGCAAACACAATTGAAAGGCCAGAACGTAgccctgaaaacacaaaaatatttacaactcATCAGGATGTGCGCCCCCAGCCTAGTTACGAAACCTGATCAACCTTCACATGTAAGCTCTAACTCTAAGTGTTGTTACGTTTTCCCTTTACAGGTTTCTTTGATCTGAGCCTATACTAGTAAGCTCCTCCATCGTTCACATTCCCATACCCAAGACACTAAAACCCTTGAATCTCACTTTAAAACAACACCCATCCACTCCCAACATCAGCTTCCTCAGTCCCTCTATATGcttcaaacacatttacaacatGGAACAGATTAACAACTGGGACAACAGACAGCTGGATTCAATAGTCAACTCCAGAACTACGCTCTAATGAATCCAAAACCATGGCTTACTCCTCTTCTAATATTACTTTTTTATATATGAGGACTACCAGGTTTTAAGGCCCTCAGTCAACGCAAACTGTCCTGCACTGCCTCCTTGTCACATCCACTCAAAAGTGTTGATGCCACGCAATGACACATTAGAGACTGAAAGGCATCCCCCTCAGCCCGTCGTACTCATCTCCTCCTGCATCATGATCAACATGAAAATGTCCTAGCTGCCTGCTTCCCCCTCGACCGCTCAagcaccaaaacaaaacaagaggaagaaaacaaaaacatgtacatGGGACGTCAGCCCCGCAGGGAGGAGTGTGCGTCGTGTTGGTGGGCCTCCCCTGTCAGCCCACAGGATGCAGTGCATTTTTTGGGAGGGCTGCAGGTGGAAGACTCAGGCAGACGGGAAGGAAGGACCAGCCCcagagaagcacacacacacactgttgcgCACACTTCTAGTCTGTATATTCAGCCACAATGGACAGCAGCACCGTGATATCGTCTGGCTTCCCTCCTGCAGGACAAGAAAAAAAGTATGAGGAACCGTGCAAACACTTCCAACCAGATTTTACCCCCACAAGGTTGCAAGGATATTTGTCACTCACTGACACTTCATGCTGGGAGCATAACGacatttccctttttatttagCTTTGGCTGGGACGGGGGGAGGGGGGCAAGCTAAAGGTGTGAACACAGCCAAAGATGGCCCTCAACTTGCTCAAGGCTTTTCAAGAGTCCatggttttattattttctgtgaaCAGGATGTTTCCGGCTGTCAGCGACAGACAAATTGGTGTTTTTAAATGGGAAAAGACAGCATCTGAAGCACTGTATATTTACCTCGTACATTCAGGCCATTGTCACAGGCAAACTGTGCAAAAGGAGACATGTAGTTGGGGTCGTAGGCAAGGTCGTGAGCTTGCTTTGCAATGCTCTGTGCAGTCTGCAGAATGCTATCATAGTTGGTAGTCTGaaatgagtaaaaataaaaatcattaagAGGGTGAGAAACAGTTATTCTGcacatattttcattaaaataactaGATACAGCATTTGTGAAAGCATAACTAAGCTGTCACCTTGAGTTTTTTAAGCTCCTGAAGAATCATGTAGTCTGGCATGTTGTCAAAGAGGCCGTCGCTTGCCGTCAGGATGATGTCACCGAGCTGCACGTCGAAGGAGGAGCTGTCCGCTGCTTCAGGACTAGAGGACACAGGAGCGGCGCGGCAAGATCAGTCACAAGTGAAACAGGAGCATGCGGCGCCTTACCCGCTTTAAACAGTTTCCAATATGGAATTAAGCAGGTCAGAAGACACTCTGCCAAATCTCGAAGGTGAGGCTGGACGCGGCGTGGGTGTTTAATCTGAAAGCTGACTGTCAGCCTGCCCTGTGTGTCCTTGCCAGACACAGAGAGGTCCTGTTGCTTGCTGGCATCACAGCCAAGACTCAGGTTATTTTCTGGAAGCCTTTCGTGCTTCATCTTGAGGATTTTTATTTCAAGGTGACACACCACAGAGCCACAAATGTACCTTAAAAAGGAATGCTTACTGCTGAATAGCTAAATCTTAAAATTTTCCTCACCTGAAGAAGCGGATTAAACcagttgggaaaaaaaaacacctcaggGCTGCTCCAAATGGATTACAAAAGGTTTATCCCTTGTTAATGAGGCTGCCATTGTCAGAATCAAATTGTGACACTTCTCTGACAAGCCTATGCATATGGCTGTAttgtgtgaaatattttgtaATCTAAATGATTCTGGAAatttccaaacatttttttcttaataagcatgtgcatgttttttagATTGTAATGATAATAAAGATGATGGTGTGTTCACCTTTAAAATGGTTGAACTGTAAAcgaaaaacaacaaactataAACAGGATACAAGAGGATTTTCCATGCGGGCGATATAAGAAATAATTGTGTATTTGTGAAGTCAAAGTAGGTCTTGTTTATCCtgcaaacactgtttaaaagtTCTTACTGCAACTGGGTTTGCTGCCCACATGAGATGATACAAGATGCTTTAAGAGATCCAGTTTGACTCACTTGTCTGAACACTTGTATGGAAGCAAAAATCAAAGTGGACATATCCCTTTTTTAAGAATTTGTTTTGCACCATAAAATGCAGAGCAACAAAGGACAATTTCACTTTGACCTCTCTCTTATTCACTTGTGTCAAAGAACTACCGACCTGTCACTGAGCACCACCCCTTCAGCTCCCGGAGGAGCGATGGACAGCTGGAAGGGCGTGTTAAAATAGTGCTGTTGTTCGTCTGAGCGATGAACCACCTCTCCCCCCCGAACCACCAGGAAGCCCGAGTCACCAAGGTTACACGTGTGTAGTCGGTGACTCCGTCGATCCAGAACCACAATACAGGCTGTGCTGCTCCCTATAAAAACAGAAGAgtgcaaacaacaaaaatgttatgGACATATAGACAGAGAGGTGAAATTTGAGAAGAGATCTTCCAGTTTGGACAGGTAAGAACAAAAGAGGCTTCCCTTTCAAGACAGGTACAATGCTGAATGAATTTCATGCTTCCATATTGGGTTGGTGGGATTTATGATACAATTTGCAAGTGGTCTCACaccaaaaaaagaaggaaaacaaacccAGGGGTCATGGACTGCTTGTCCTAGTGACTACAGCTTTGTGTGCCAGCAGTCTAAGCAACCTTGAGCAGCGAAGGTCAAACTCAGACCTGGTCACAGCttcccaaaataaaagtaggcCATTTGACAAACAGCGTGACAGGGGGAGGTGGCTAACATTGAGCGTCTGCGCTGGTTGTATGTCAGGGATACTGATTCTCAGAAGAAATGTGACCTTGGTCACATGTTTTGATGTGAGCAcgcttttaaaaactgttcAGCCCTCCTGCAGTGTCAGTTACAGATGGATTCTTGACCTTTTGGAGCTCTGGTATGAGGCAAAATGCTCAGCCTGCACGTTTAGCCCCACAAGGTCACTGAGTTTAAACTATTATGTGTCGGCATAACGAGATACAGTCTGATTATGTTAGTTAGTTACCTCACACAGTGATTACATCACTCAGTCAACAACCcccacacaaaataaaatactgggTGAAGTTGAAATTCTGCATCTTATTTGCATATTTCATGCACCTTTTgccaggttaaaaaaaaacatctgacatgcaaattaaatgaaagtaaGTTGTAATAATGTTATAAACCTTGCTAAGCAAGGCCACTACCCATAGTCTGACTCATCCTGCAGctatgttatttatttagagAATGGTTGTTCACATGGGAAGCATGACTCACTCTacctctgactgtgtgtgtaccACAATATATGATATCTGTGCGATGTTGTCCCCATGTGTACTCACCTAGCAAGGGAACTTTGTTCTGTAGAAGCTCATAATAGCCAGTGGTCAGGATCCCAACTGGATTACTGGGAGTGAAGCGTCCCTCCTTCACCAGTCGCTCACAGGTTCTCATTAAGGTGGCGGAGAACTGGGATGGGTCGACGCCATAGTCACGCCAACCACCTACACCATCTGCAACACCTGATGGAGAAAGgggaaataacatttttgttaaaatgatgTTTGGTGTTCGCCCACCTGCAAATAAATGCTCACATTGTTTGTCGTACGAGGTGATGACACGTATCGAGGCACTGAAGAGCTCAAACTGTACGTTGATTAAGAGAACGAAAACAACAATAAAGACCAACGATTTGCAAATTAATCTTGAAAATAACTGGAAGATTTatcaacaattaaaaataacttaattgtacgaggccacacacacacagacattgaTGTGAGGCACCAAACTCCAGACCCTTTGATCATGAGGTAATGCATTAAAGCTTTATTCACGTTGTGTTTACTCAAATTCATTCTCTGACTGTCCTGGAAGATATAGCAGCAGAAGACCAAGCAAggcaccattaccttgagtaaaattgCGaatttctgggtttgaacatagttggaaacatttgggataactTAAGTGCACAattcaacaaaatgtttaacaaaGGTGTAGTTGTTTTTAGATATTTCAATGCAGAAATTATACATATTATCTTTAATACTTTTACGTTTGTACTTCAGCACCTCATTCCATATTCCAGTATAAACAGTTAACAGTACTGTGATTTTAACCACTGTGTGAATTGTAAAGAAGACCACAAAATAACTATGTGAGAAGAATAAACTTTACCAAAATGTATTTACCAAGAAATGGTAAACCAAAACAATATGACATTCATGGTTTCACTTCAGGTGCCTGAGAAATGCTCACCACAAGGGGAAGTTTTTTGTTAGGAGGAAACAACCTGcatgattaaatattaaatcatcatgTTTCTGCCATCCATCGGAACATTTGCTCTCCAACTATTGGTTTGGTTTTCAGTTACATCAGCCCAGCTGGTTCCAAACCACATGCATCACAGCTGTTGTGGTGAACAACACCTTTTTAGATGAGTCAAATGCTAGAGAGAAATAAACTGGATCAATCTAGGTAGTGGATACATCAGCTTTGACCACAATGACTTTTAATGGATATCTGCTCAGTGGATAATAAAAAGAGCCATTTGGAAAGGCTGCAAGATTAAACAGTCCTCTGACTGAAATGCAGTTATGGATCATCCAACATCCGAAACACAAATACTTTgacttaaaacaaataatataatatttatctTCAAAGCACACTAATAGTATTTCACTCTATTGTTTCAAGCCCATGTGCATCCCTCTGTTAGTGAGCAAATTGCTCCTGTAACTTACTGTTCATTTCGGTTATGCCCCATTTCAAAACAGAAAGAATAAAATGTGGTATGGTATATAAAACATTCATACCGACAACAAGCACTGTTATCATGCTTTAtcctcagttttattttcccCTTGTGCCTCCTGTGGAAGTTCCcacaaatgaaaccaaaatTACAGAACAGACATCATATTTCCAccatacatttcatttattacaGACCATTGTTTGagatttgaataaaaaacaaaaaaacaagccttGTAGGAGTCGACCAAGCCATTTGGTCAGTAAAATACCCTATTTGCCTGTGTTAACACTCCTGTCAGCTGGGCGGTGAGGACAAAGCAATTGCACTCAGCTAAGCTAGCAGGCTAGCTTGACGCTATTAGCAACATGGCTGCCTCCATGCTCAACCATTCTGACCTTTGCAAGACATTGTAATATGAAGTATGAGGCGTTATAACAGGAGCTTTTTCAGGCACGGCCACCTTTAATGAAGCCTATCTACATCTCCTTGttttaatatgtaatatttattaTGTTACCGACGTGTATTCTTCGGTTGGAGCTCATCTAGGTGAAAGGTCATTCGGTGTTTCACCTCAAAACTACCCGCTAGCGGCACATAATCGCAGGTCATGCACAGAATAATAACACTGCAGTTGCACTCTTTGCACTGATCTCTTGTAAACATTTACCCGGCTTTGAGTAGACTAAAGACAGAAATATCTATTGTGAGGGGAGAAAAGTTATGCATCtatctgctgctggaggagggggagggggaggaggaggggggctgtTGTGTTGTCATCCGAGGGGTCGCTGCACGTGCAGGCTAGCTAACTGAAGGTCACCTGAGCACAGAGGCTGTCCACCGTCCACCTGCAAGACATTAACACTGATTTCTGTGCCTGAGAGCTTACCTAAAACGTCGGCGGTCCTGTGCCGCGCAATAAAGCAGGCGTCATCTCCGTAGCACATCCCTTTCTTAAGGATCCCCTTGCGAAAGTCTTTACCGAAGCCATAACTGGCGCTTATCAGGCTGTAGTCCCGACCGTCAGTCTGAGAGAGTCCGCCCAGGACAGCCCTGGCTACCAGTCTGCCATAAGACAGTACGGATAACATCCCCCAGCAAGGACCAACTCCGTCTTGTttagagcacacacacacacgctggctgcccccctctctctctctctccacccgTCCCGGCCGCCTGTCTGTTAGGCTACTTCTTCGGATCAAACCCCGGCTGTCTGTCTTTATCCGTCCATTCGGTCCCGACCGGCCTGCTTCGTGAGAGTAACGTGGCCCCAGCAGCGGTTGCTAACTCGCATAAAAACGCCACCGTCCGTCCAGTTTATGTCTCAGGTGTGCATTTCACGGACGCAGTTCCTCCGCTGGGCTCTCTCCTCCCCGACATGTTTCCACTGTGTACCGGACTGAATGCTGCGAGTACATACGGGTATTCGACGAACGTTTACAATCTTGACGTCATGGCTCACCGGTGTCATCCAATGAGGGAGCAGCCCGCAGCCCCTTTACACGTGCAGTTCACAGAGCCGCCGACAGAGGGCTCGCGCTGCCTTGGAACTACGCAGGCTTCGGGGGTGCACTTGTTCTGAGTCACTGGATGTAATGGTTGGTCGTTGGGCGGAACCAGCACCATTTCACCTACTTACATTATGATACATTCATGTTAATGATAAAGTTATTTGATAATTCAACAAGGTCTCCAGAGCTACTAAAACTCACAGCTCAAATTATATCCGTCTCTTTGTACCAATTAAAGGTACCTGTCGTGTTGTGTGATGAGACATGAGtgtgatgattttttgtgtgaaaatgtagcTCAAGCTAGGTTAAGCAAGCTCTGTTTCGGTCCTTAAATGAGTGGCACTCGTACGTTACAGTCTTCTCAAAGCACAACACTTCTgtgaatgtaacatttttatttttatcggTGTTTTCTAGCTTCTTCGAGATCATTTCACGGAGGTGTCCCCGCCTCACTGTGCTCGCTGAGCATCAAAACGACCGTCCCCCCCCCAACCGGGCGAAACCACCCTGAGCAGAGCCAGAGTGAGCCCATAACCGAGCAGAGAGGGATAGAGGACAACAACGCATTTATCACCGAATAACCGTCGAAGCAGACCGCTTAAAGCCCCATTTCACGGTGAGAAAAAATTCATTTATGCTTATTGAAGATGTAATGGTCTTTGTGATTGGGCTCGACGAGAAAGCAAAGACGCCCTTTATAATACAATTTAGCGTTAGTGGTTCGGCTTAGCTAAGCGACTGGGCATAATGATAATGATGCAATGGTCGTTTGTCgctgtttaaaaataaaaacaacgtCTGCCACCGTCAATTCATAGTGGTAAAAATGGATTTTACTCATTCAATTAATTTTAGATTAACCACttgatgagatgatgatgatgggagTGCGCTTGAATATCCGCTTGATTATCTTGACATAATTAAAATGCTCCGCTTTAAAGGAAAGATATTTGCTGCTATATGGCTCACAGACGGATGCAATTGGGgagctataaaaaaaaaccctccattGTCGCtcattattaaatataaatggtAACACTATGCTTCTTTCAATGTCATCCCATGGAACAcgcagggaaaaaaagagcagggagtgtttgtttttgcaatgtttgtatttgtaattcttcattgtttttatgatgttgaCCATGAAACACTTCATTTCAGGGCCATGATGGGGAGGTTGTGCGAGGTAGCACTTGTGAGCCTCCTTCTTGTGTTTCTCCTGAACACTGAATCGACATGGGCTAAAagaggtggcagcagcagcggcaggaAAAGcacatcatcatcctcctccaaCAACAGGGGTGGGACACAATCAAAACCATCCAGTACCAATCGAAACCCCAATCCATATCCCTCTGGTGGAAGTTATCCTGGAGCTGGTAACTCTAATCCAGGAGGATATCCCAGACAAAACCCAGGAAGTTATCCAGGAGCTGGTAACTCTAATCCGGGAGGATACCCCAGACAAAACCCAGGAAGTTATCCAGGAGCTGGTAGTAACCCTAACCAGTATCCTGGTAGAGCCAATCCTGGAGGGTACCCAAATCAGAATCCAGCAGGAGGATATCCTAACCAAAACCCAGCAAGAGGGAACTACCCAAATCAGAatccagctgctggaggctaCCCCAACCAATATCCAGGCAGAGCTGGTACCAACCAAGGAGGATATCCCAACCAGTACCCAGCTGGAGGAGGTTATCCCAATCAGTATCCAGGTGCTGGGGGCTTCCCAGCTGCAGGTGGCTATCCTAACCAAAGGTCCCCGTACCAGTACCCAGCAGCAGGTGGTTACCCAGTCAGAGGTGGGAACACAGGACAGGGTTGGGGTCACGGTGGTGGGTACCAAGGGGGTCAACCCTATGGTGGTGGTGGTTACCCTGGTGGCTACCCCAACTGGAACCCAAATAATAAGATCCTCAGTCCTGGCTTTGGTGGAGGAGGCTACGGACATGGTGGTTATGGTGGTGGGATGGGAGGCTCTCCTTTCTCTCGTTCTGTGCAGAGTATGGGATATCAGCCCAAGTCTTCAGGTTTTGCCAAAAAAGCCATTGTGGCAGCTGGCGTCGGCGCTGTGGCTGGAATGGCCGTTGGATACGGTCTAGGCCGCTTCCCTCGACCACATTTCAACTTTCGCAACCCTGAAGAAGAGCAGTactacaacaactacatgtACCGCCGTTACGGCACCCAGTCCACAGATGAGAAAGACTTTGGCCGTGATTATGTCTACAAGCCTCCACCACGGGCAGAGACTTATGACAAGTTCATGTCTCGCTGTATGAATAGGACTGACCTTCTTAAAGATCAGGGCAGCAGCTCTACAACTCCTAACAATCAGggtggaggtgatgaagatgatgacacCGTCAGCATTGAGGAGATTGGATATCCGTCCCTAATTGAGCAATTGAAGGCCCGACGCTGTGTTGAGCTGTACATGGAGTATTCTGAGAGCTTTCTGGAAGAACGAAAACCCGAGCCACACTCTGGTAATAAGCAACAATACCAGCCTGGAAATCGCTGCAGCCCGCTGAGCGATGGGGTGATTCAGCTTTTCACCTCCCTCATTATGCTACTGTCCAGCATGCTTCTTTTGCAGTGAGAACACCCTAAAGGGATTTCTACTTCCCCCATTATATCTGCACGCCACATTCAGCTAATGTAGTTTACCTCCATTATCTCCACAGTACAAACCATAGCTGTATACTTGCAAGCTCTGTGGGTCGTATTTAGTCAGCCATTTATTATTTCCAGAGAAAACTTGCAAATGGTAACAAAATGATATAGTGTGTGTATAGTAActaaaacagtcatttttaagAGGCAGCAGTCATGTAATATTTTGACAGATCAGTTTTGTGTTGTGCAAACTGCAcatactttttgttttaattttatcaaGAATTCATTTTGCACTTTTCTAATCCCACATTGTTGAGCACTGAATGCATAGAAAAGAGATTCAGGTTACTTACGTTCAGTTTTTTGTGACAATTTATTATGACAATAGGTCTTCTACTTTAGGTAAAATAGGAATGTGACATTAAGAGTTTTATATATGTACAAAATCATCCAATtaacatcatcacatcattcattcatccttTTCATTGACTGGAGGATCCAACAGACTGTCATTGGTTAAATATGCTTAATCAAAGGGAAATTTACTTTAATCGAATATATGAGCATTTAAAGGATAAGGATATAGGCTTAGTATGGCTCGTCCAGCGTAATCAAAGTCTCCAAGAGCCccaagatctcaaattgattgaTCTCcgcccgactttccatcagcatagtgatgagtagataatgactgaattatcaGTTTTGGGTAAACTTATGCTTTAAGCCAAAGTTCCACTATTAAATCTGAATACACGTCAACATAAGTATACTGAGTTGAATCAAGTTAGACTGAAGACCGATTGTCATTGTGTTTCAGTAACAATCCCCAACTCCAAATGTGCTTTGACGTATTATCAGTAAGAAAGGAGATGTAAAAGTCTTCAGGCCACACTGGTTTTCTCAAAATGCTGATGGATCTGTGGTGATATTTGGCTCTGCGTTGTTGTGTAATGGCCCTGATGAGACCATTTGATGCTCACAAGATAATGCACATTATAGTACTAAAACTCTTAAACATCCCTCATGATCTACAAATTGGTGAAAATCAATTAACCACATAGGGACATGTTGAAGGGCCTGTGGTAAAACGATTGAATATCCCACAATTAATAACAGTTATAAGACAGTCTGGTACAGAATAGCCCCACTCCTTCTCAGGTACATGATACTAACACACATTATTTGTTGGCTGTAGAATTGTGGATTGCATGTAATAGCCCTTTACAGTAAGAGGCTGTAGGTGAATGTATGTCCTTTGATGTGCAGCAAATGGCGTCATTAGTGGTGTTGCTTCCTTGCCTGCAGCTGTAGagaacaataaaagcatttgttgACAATAGCTCCTGATGCTTTTAGCCTGTGTTGTATTAGCATGGTGATAGCTAGGCTTTTGAACCAATACAATCCACAACAATTCAACACTTTAATCCAAAACTCCCAGCACTAATTCTGCTTTAATCCTGTGCCTCTACCTTActcatcatcacacacagactcttAATGTCACATCTATTATCAGAAGGACCAGATTAACACTGGA
This portion of the Pagrus major chromosome 12, Pma_NU_1.0 genome encodes:
- the LOC141006303 gene encoding uncharacterized protein, whose product is MMGRLCEVALVSLLLVFLLNTESTWAKRGGSSSGRKSTSSSSSNNRGGTQSKPSSTNRNPNPYPSGGSYPGAGNSNPGGYPRQNPGSYPGAGNSNPGGYPRQNPGSYPGAGSNPNQYPGRANPGGYPNQNPAGGYPNQNPARGNYPNQNPAAGGYPNQYPGRAGTNQGGYPNQYPAGGGYPNQYPGAGGFPAAGGYPNQRSPYQYPAAGGYPVRGGNTGQGWGHGGGYQGGQPYGGGGYPGGYPNWNPNNKILSPGFGGGGYGHGGYGGGMGGSPFSRSVQSMGYQPKSSGFAKKAIVAAGVGAVAGMAVGYGLGRFPRPHFNFRNPEEEQYYNNYMYRRYGTQSTDEKDFGRDYVYKPPPRAETYDKFMSRCMNRTDLLKDQGSSSTTPNNQGGGDEDDDTVSIEEIGYPSLIEQLKARRCVELYMEYSESFLEERKPEPHSGNKQQYQPGNRCSPLSDGVIQLFTSLIMLLSSMLLLQ
- the LOC141005875 gene encoding protein phosphatase PTC7 homolog; amino-acid sequence: MLSVLSYGRLVARAVLGGLSQTDGRDYSLISASYGFGKDFRKGILKKGMCYGDDACFIARHRTADVLGVADGVGGWRDYGVDPSQFSATLMRTCERLVKEGRFTPSNPVGILTTGYYELLQNKVPLLGSSTACIVVLDRRSHRLHTCNLGDSGFLVVRGGEVVHRSDEQQHYFNTPFQLSIAPPGAEGVVLSDSPEAADSSSFDVQLGDIILTASDGLFDNMPDYMILQELKKLKTTNYDSILQTAQSIAKQAHDLAYDPNYMSPFAQFACDNGLNVRGGKPDDITVLLSIVAEYTD